The Streptomyces sp. HSG2 genome has a segment encoding these proteins:
- a CDS encoding aminoglycoside phosphotransferase family protein, translated as MIATPEEFARGTVDREGAAGAAWLEELPGIVAELSDRWRCVPDGEVMHGGVGVVVPVRTRDGTGAVLKVSFPHPGNVHEPDAYAAWSGRGAVRMHARDDERFAMLLERVRPSTLARVRDHDEVATVAGRLARRLAVPAPPGLPPPDERADEWERRLLRDTSELPPALPRRVVDAAVATVRELGRARPGTLVHGDLHAGNILRAEREPWLAVDPKGWEGDLAYDGGTLLKPRALTLLDADDPRRAVHRFLDAFGEAAEVDRERVRRWAQFHAVRAAFWGRRHGFRIARGGPRRDGIIALADQLAGMLTECS; from the coding sequence ATGATCGCGACGCCGGAGGAGTTCGCTCGGGGCACCGTCGACCGCGAGGGGGCGGCAGGAGCCGCCTGGCTTGAGGAACTGCCCGGGATCGTGGCGGAGTTGTCGGACCGCTGGCGGTGTGTGCCGGACGGCGAGGTGATGCACGGAGGTGTGGGCGTCGTCGTTCCCGTGCGAACGCGTGACGGGACGGGTGCCGTGCTGAAGGTGTCGTTCCCCCATCCCGGCAACGTCCACGAGCCGGACGCCTACGCCGCCTGGAGCGGGCGCGGCGCCGTCCGCATGCACGCGCGTGACGACGAGCGGTTCGCGATGTTGCTGGAACGGGTTCGGCCCTCGACCCTCGCGCGGGTGCGGGACCACGACGAGGTGGCGACGGTCGCCGGGAGACTCGCCCGCCGTTTGGCCGTCCCCGCGCCCCCCGGACTGCCCCCGCCGGACGAGCGGGCCGATGAATGGGAGCGGCGACTTCTTCGCGATACTTCGGAGTTGCCGCCGGCATTGCCACGTCGTGTCGTGGACGCCGCCGTGGCGACCGTACGGGAGCTCGGTCGGGCCCGGCCCGGCACCCTCGTCCATGGCGACCTCCACGCCGGAAACATCCTGCGCGCCGAGCGGGAGCCCTGGTTGGCCGTCGACCCCAAGGGCTGGGAGGGAGACCTCGCCTACGACGGCGGCACCCTGTTGAAGCCCCGCGCCCTGACACTCCTGGACGCCGACGACCCTCGCCGGGCCGTCCATCGCTTCCTGGACGCCTTCGGCGAGGCGGCGGAAGTGGACCGTGAGCGCGTACGTCGGTGGGCCCAGTTCCACGCCGTCCGGGCCGCGTTCTGGGGCCGTCGCCACGGCTTCCGGATCGCCCGCGGCGGGCCGCGACGGGATGGGATCATCGCCCTCGCGGATCAATTGGCGGGGATGCTCACCGAGTGCTCGTAA
- a CDS encoding acyl-CoA dehydrogenase family protein, which translates to MRFLPDTEQAAFARGLRDLLDASDTPGVVRSWAAGDHGPGRALWTRLADAGVFALAVPETRGGLGTHLTELVLACVELGRYAVPGPWVETMATATLLARLDSPATSAWLPEIAAGRALVSLCVPTAGGPYALDADAADVVFVADAGTVRSTRSHGAPQRSADPARRLARPSGGTVRAHGTRALAATSYAVDVAALATAAQALGLGRALLERTVAYTGLRRQFGVPVGSFQAVKHRLADTLVGLEFADPLVHAGALALAAPEPGAGRLVAGAKVAAGEAAYAAASTALRLHGALGYTDEPDLSLWIRKARPLRDAWGAPAACRARVVAEAVPR; encoded by the coding sequence ATGAGGTTCCTCCCCGACACCGAACAGGCCGCCTTCGCCCGAGGTCTGCGCGACCTGCTCGACGCCTCGGACACGCCCGGCGTGGTGCGCTCCTGGGCCGCCGGCGACCACGGCCCCGGACGTGCTCTGTGGACCCGTCTCGCCGACGCCGGGGTGTTCGCCCTGGCGGTGCCCGAGACCCGCGGCGGGCTGGGGACGCACCTCACGGAGCTGGTGCTCGCCTGCGTCGAACTCGGACGGTACGCCGTCCCGGGTCCGTGGGTCGAGACGATGGCGACGGCGACACTCCTGGCCCGGCTCGACTCCCCCGCGACGTCCGCCTGGTTACCGGAGATCGCCGCGGGGCGGGCCCTGGTCTCGCTGTGCGTGCCGACCGCGGGCGGCCCCTACGCGCTGGACGCCGACGCCGCCGACGTGGTGTTCGTCGCCGACGCGGGGACCGTCCGTTCCACCCGTTCCCACGGAGCCCCGCAGCGGTCGGCCGACCCGGCCCGACGACTCGCCCGGCCGTCCGGCGGTACGGTGCGGGCACACGGTACGCGGGCGCTCGCGGCGACCTCGTACGCCGTCGACGTCGCCGCGCTGGCAACCGCGGCGCAGGCTCTGGGGCTCGGCCGGGCCCTGCTGGAGCGGACCGTCGCCTACACCGGCCTGCGCCGGCAGTTCGGGGTGCCCGTCGGCTCCTTCCAGGCGGTGAAGCACCGGCTCGCCGACACCCTTGTGGGGTTGGAGTTCGCCGACCCGCTCGTACACGCCGGGGCGTTGGCGCTGGCCGCGCCGGAACCCGGCGCGGGACGACTGGTGGCGGGCGCCAAGGTCGCGGCGGGAGAGGCCGCCTACGCCGCCGCGTCGACCGCGCTCCGACTGCACGGTGCCCTCGGCTACACGGACGAACCGGACCTGTCCCTGTGGATCCGCAAGGCCCGCCCCCTGCGGGACGCCTGGGGCGCCCCGGCCGCCTGCCGTGCCCGGGTCGTCGCCGAGGCGGTGCCCCGGTGA
- a CDS encoding MFS transporter, with product MERDAGTVRTGTAAGRWVLLATVLGSTMALLDATVVNVALPHIGRDLDADLAALQWTVNGYMLTLAALILLGGALGDRYGRRRIFVVGVVWFALASLLCGVAPDVEVLIVARALQGVGGALLTPGSLALIQATFHPDDRARAVGIWSGLGGVGAAIGPFVGGWLVDGPGWRWVFLLNVPLSVLCLTVALRHVPESRDVRREGRFDVPGALLGALVLALVTYGLIAVSPWAGALGVAAGVGFVLWERRRAEPMLPPAIFRSRLFTATNLVTLCVYAAFGGFFFLTAVQLQTVAGYSALGAGAALLPTTLLMLSLSGRSGALGERIGPRIPLTVGPLLCAAGMSLMLRVGEGASYTRDVLPAMVVLGLGMVTLVAPLTATVLSSVDAGRAGLASGINNAAARAAGLLAVAALPLLTGMGPEAYRSADQFQTTYRQAIPMCAGVLLLGALIAWTTMRTTAAEEPVAEPECRMHCGLSAPPLEPVRESPPVTDPPSDPGAGSVGRD from the coding sequence ATGGAGCGGGACGCCGGGACCGTGCGAACCGGGACGGCCGCCGGCCGGTGGGTGCTGCTGGCGACCGTTCTCGGGTCGACCATGGCGCTGCTCGACGCCACCGTCGTCAATGTGGCGTTGCCGCACATCGGCCGTGATCTCGACGCCGACCTCGCGGCGCTTCAGTGGACCGTCAACGGCTACATGCTGACCCTGGCCGCGCTGATCCTGCTCGGAGGGGCATTGGGCGACCGCTACGGACGCCGGAGGATCTTCGTCGTCGGCGTGGTCTGGTTCGCGCTCGCCTCCCTGCTCTGTGGTGTGGCGCCCGACGTGGAGGTGCTGATCGTCGCGCGTGCCCTGCAGGGCGTGGGTGGTGCGCTGCTCACTCCGGGCTCCCTGGCCCTGATCCAGGCCACCTTCCACCCCGACGACCGGGCCAGGGCGGTCGGCATCTGGTCGGGCCTGGGGGGCGTCGGCGCCGCGATCGGCCCGTTCGTGGGCGGTTGGCTGGTGGACGGGCCGGGGTGGCGCTGGGTGTTCCTGCTGAACGTCCCCTTGTCCGTGCTTTGCCTGACGGTCGCCCTGCGGCACGTCCCCGAGTCCCGGGACGTCCGGCGCGAGGGTCGGTTCGACGTCCCGGGGGCCCTCCTCGGCGCGCTCGTGCTCGCCCTGGTCACCTACGGCCTGATCGCCGTCTCGCCGTGGGCCGGGGCACTCGGCGTCGCGGCCGGGGTGGGGTTCGTGCTGTGGGAGCGACGGCGGGCCGAACCGATGCTGCCGCCCGCCATCTTCCGCTCGCGGTTGTTCACCGCGACCAACCTGGTGACGCTGTGCGTGTACGCCGCCTTCGGCGGCTTCTTCTTCCTGACCGCCGTCCAACTGCAGACCGTCGCCGGGTACTCGGCACTGGGCGCCGGCGCGGCGCTGCTCCCCACGACGCTGCTGATGCTCTCGCTCTCGGGCCGTTCGGGGGCGCTCGGGGAGCGCATCGGTCCGCGTATCCCGCTCACGGTCGGGCCCCTGCTGTGTGCCGCCGGGATGTCGCTGATGCTCCGAGTGGGTGAGGGCGCCTCCTACACGCGCGACGTGCTGCCCGCCATGGTGGTGCTGGGCCTGGGCATGGTCACGCTCGTCGCGCCGCTCACCGCGACCGTGTTGTCCTCCGTGGATGCCGGGCGGGCGGGCCTGGCCAGCGGTATCAACAACGCGGCGGCCCGTGCGGCGGGTCTCCTGGCGGTGGCGGCGCTGCCGCTGCTGACGGGCATGGGGCCGGAGGCGTACCGTTCGGCCGACCAGTTCCAGACCACCTACCGGCAGGCCATCCCGATGTGCGCGGGCGTCCTGCTCCTCGGCGCTCTGATCGCCTGGACCACGATGCGGACCACCGCCGCCGAGGAGCCGGTCGCCGAGCCCGAGTGTCGGATGCACTGTGGACTCTCGGCCCCGCCGCTGGAGCCCGTGCGGGAGTCGCCCCCCGTCACCGATCCCCCGTCCGACCCGGGCGCGGGGAGCGTCGGACGTGATTGA
- a CDS encoding acyl-CoA dehydrogenase family protein, translating into MRASRERRELGEAVRALLTRHRGEAAWRPLTEEVGAAGLAVPEEYGGVGGGARDVHVVMEELGRVLSPVPYLGSAVLTTQALTASGDRHARALLLPLLASGRSVGALAWAEAGSWDPAAVRTDARPRPGGEWRLTGTKEHVLHGVEADVLLVAARTSAGVSLFRVTPTRPGVRREATPSLDDTRAQARISLDGAPGRLVGEDGAGDDVLRHLLDRGCAALAAEQVGAAERCLEMTVDHTLRRVQFGRPLAAFQAVKHRLADAYVLVEAARSAALGAAWALDEGSPESRRRVAAAKSVCSEAFAAVAGETIQLHGALGVTWEHDAHRYFKRAHGSGWLLGSPDRHRRRLASELGLPVPDA; encoded by the coding sequence GTGAGGGCGTCGCGGGAGCGGCGGGAGCTGGGCGAGGCCGTCCGCGCGCTGCTGACCCGCCACCGGGGGGAAGCGGCCTGGCGACCGCTGACCGAGGAGGTCGGCGCCGCCGGGTTGGCCGTCCCAGAGGAGTACGGAGGCGTGGGGGGCGGAGCCCGCGACGTCCACGTCGTGATGGAGGAACTGGGCCGGGTGCTCAGCCCCGTCCCGTACCTCGGCTCGGCGGTGCTGACGACGCAGGCACTGACGGCCTCCGGCGACCGGCACGCTCGCGCACTGCTCCTGCCCCTCCTCGCCTCCGGTCGCTCCGTCGGCGCCCTGGCGTGGGCCGAGGCCGGAAGCTGGGACCCGGCCGCCGTGAGGACGGACGCACGTCCCCGCCCGGGCGGGGAATGGCGACTGACCGGAACCAAGGAACACGTCCTGCACGGCGTCGAGGCGGACGTGCTGTTGGTCGCCGCGCGCACATCGGCCGGAGTGTCGTTGTTCCGGGTGACGCCCACACGTCCCGGGGTCCGCAGGGAGGCGACCCCCTCCCTGGACGACACCCGTGCACAGGCCCGGATCTCGCTCGACGGGGCACCCGGCCGACTGGTCGGAGAGGACGGGGCCGGCGACGACGTGCTGCGACACCTCCTCGACCGGGGGTGCGCAGCGCTCGCCGCCGAGCAGGTCGGCGCCGCCGAGCGCTGCCTGGAGATGACGGTGGACCACACCCTCAGACGTGTCCAGTTCGGGCGCCCCCTCGCCGCCTTCCAGGCGGTGAAGCACCGACTGGCCGACGCTTATGTCCTGGTGGAGGCGGCCCGCTCGGCGGCGCTCGGCGCCGCGTGGGCACTCGACGAGGGCTCGCCGGAATCGCGCCGGCGGGTGGCCGCGGCCAAGTCCGTCTGCTCGGAGGCGTTCGCGGCGGTCGCGGGCGAGACGATCCAGTTGCACGGCGCCCTCGGTGTCACCTGGGAACACGACGCCCACCGCTACTTCAAGCGCGCGCACGGCTCCGGGTGGCTCCTGGGCTCCCCCGACCGGCACCGCCGCCGGCTCGCGTCCGAGCTGGGCCTGCCCGTGCCCGACGCCTGA